The window CCTCGACGGCCTGCTGACCGTTCCCGACCTGGAGGGAGTCAGTCTGGCAGATGCCAACCTAGTGGGCACCACGGGGGATTTGGGCGGGGACTTTGGCAACGAATGGGCCAACTAATTTTGACCGACAACGGGAGTCCTGGGGAGGGGCGATAGCAATGAATCAAATCGGTAAGAAGCACACCGGCAAACTGGGCCTGGCGCTAGGTCTCATGCTTCTGGTTGGGCAGGCCGCCCCAGCTGCCAACTTAGAAGAACAGCTCGATCTGCGCCCCAACAGCGCGACTCAGGGAGAGTCGCGAGATGTGGCTGACGGCTGGATGCAGCTGGGCAACCAGCAGCTGGCCGAGGGCAATCTCACCCAAGCCGTGGATTCTTGGGCCGAGGCGGCCGAGATCTATCGTCTGTTGGGTGACGGTCAGTCGGCGGGGCGGGCCTACGGCTCGATGGGAGCGGCTTTTGCTACCCTAGACCGCTACCCCGAAGCCGAGCGAGCGTTTGTGCTACGCATCGGCACCGCCCGGGACAACGACGACCTGTTAGGGCAGGTCTACGGCCTCAACAACTTGGGCAATCTCTACATCAATCAGGGCCGACTGAACGAAGGGCAGGCTCACTTTCAAGAGGCCCTACAAATTGCCCGCACTACAGGTGATTCGCGGGCGATCGGCATTTCCCTCAGCAACCTGGGCCAGGTAGCAACCCAACGAGGCGATCTAGACGTGGCGGTACAGTTGCTCGAAGCCGCTACCAACTACCGCATTTTGGCCAGCGACTACCTGGGTGAGGCCCACTCGTCCAACAGCTTGGGCGATGTTTATGTGGCCCTGGGGCGCGATTCTAACGCCATCGGGGCATATCGGGTAGGGCTACGGGCTGGAGTTGATGCGGGCGATCGCAATCTGCAAATTCGCGCCCTCGATGGCCTAATTGGTATTTACCTAGAGCGGGACGACCTAGTTCAGGCCAAAGGCTACCTTGACCGGCGTGCCGCCCTTACCTTGGGAACTGTGCCGCCGGATCTACAGACCGCCCTCAGCTACCGATCGCTGGGCGACTATTACCTGCTAGTTGACGATCGGGCTCGGGCCGAGCAAGCCTTTACTTTGGGGCTACAAATCGCGCGCGATCTTCAGCAAAAGTCCCTAGAAGCCGAGTTCATCAACCGGCTGCTGGAGTTTTAGCCTGCTGATACATCAGTTACTCAGAAGGGCTTCCCCGGAATTCTAGGGAAGCCCTTTTGAGTTGGAGGGGATAGCCGCTCGTCGCCTAGGGATGCACCTGAGCATATTGGTCGAAGGGTGCAGTTTTTAGTTCAGCGGCACCCTCTAACCCTGGCTTCACCGGGGGCAATGGATTGCGGGCTTTGATCAAGGCGATCGCCCGGGTCACGGTCTCGGGCAAAATCACCACTAGGCTGTCATCCTCAGCGCTGTCTAGAGCCGTGTTAATCGCCTCGGTTTCGTCGAGAATGGTACGGTAGCTGGCGTGGCCAACCCCCTCCTCGATGCCGTGGATAATCCACTTGGCGGCGTCACCACGGCCCCGGCCTCGGGTGTCGTCGTCCTCTTTAACCACGATGTCGTCAAACATCTGAGCCGCTAGCTTGCCGAGGGTGATGAAGTCATCGTCGCGGCGATCGCCGGGGCCACCCACCACGCCAATGCGCTTGCCCGGCCAGTTTTTCACAAAACCACCCAGGGCTTCGTAGCTAGCGGGGTTGTGGGCGTAGTCGACTAGGGCGTGGAACCGGCCTAGGTTAAACAAGTTCATGCGGCCTGGGGTTTGGTCAGTGGATGCCTCAAAGGTGTGCAGAGCCTGACGAATATAGCCAAT is drawn from Leptolyngbya subtilissima AS-A7 and contains these coding sequences:
- a CDS encoding tetratricopeptide repeat protein; this translates as MNQIGKKHTGKLGLALGLMLLVGQAAPAANLEEQLDLRPNSATQGESRDVADGWMQLGNQQLAEGNLTQAVDSWAEAAEIYRLLGDGQSAGRAYGSMGAAFATLDRYPEAERAFVLRIGTARDNDDLLGQVYGLNNLGNLYINQGRLNEGQAHFQEALQIARTTGDSRAIGISLSNLGQVATQRGDLDVAVQLLEAATNYRILASDYLGEAHSSNSLGDVYVALGRDSNAIGAYRVGLRAGVDAGDRNLQIRALDGLIGIYLERDDLVQAKGYLDRRAALTLGTVPPDLQTALSYRSLGDYYLLVDDRARAEQAFTLGLQIARDLQQKSLEAEFINRLLEF